A window of the Lates calcarifer isolate ASB-BC8 linkage group LG18, TLL_Latcal_v3, whole genome shotgun sequence genome harbors these coding sequences:
- the nots gene encoding nothepsin — translation MLRLLLLVLVFWTWTSSALIRVPLRRVRSIRTQLRATGLLEDFLRDHRADMFNRRYAQCFPPGTLSLRLGRSSEKIYNFMDAQYYGEISLGTPEQNFSVIFDTGSADLWVPSSYCVSEACAFHRRFRAFQSTSFHHDGRMFGIHYGSGHLLGVMARDTLKVGDLTVLNQEFGESVYEPGATFVMAKFDGVLGMGYPSLAEILGNPVFDNMMAQRTVDEPVFSFYLSRRTSNSSPEGELLLGGTDETLYSEPITWLPVTAKGYWQIKMDSVAVQGMSSFCPHGCQVIVDTGTSLIAGPTNDILNLQQLIGATPTNIGEFLIDCVRLSSLPHVTFVLGGKEFTLTAKHYVRKEMLGNRELCFSGFQAVDIIPPEGPLWILGDVFLTEYYSIFDRGQNRVGFAPARHPNKQ, via the exons atgctgaggctgctgctgctggttctgGTGTTCTGGACATGGACGAGCTCGGCACTGATCAg GGTCCCTCTTAGGCGGGTGCGATCAATTCGCACGCAGCTACGAGCCACCGGCCTGCTGGAGGACTTCCTGAGGGATCACCGCGCTGACATGTTCAACCGCCGCTACGCTCAGTGCTTCCCGCCCGGCACGCTGTCGCTGCGACTCGGACGCTCCAGTGAGAAGATCTACAACTTCATGGAC gCTCAGTATTACGGTGAAATCAGTTTGGGGACACCAGAGCAGAACTTCTCTGTGATTTTTGACACCGGCTCAGCTGATCTCTGGGTGCCATCGTCCTACTGCGTCAGCGAGGCCTGCg CGTTTCACAGGCGTTTCAGGGCATTTCAGTCGACTTCATTTCATCATGATGGTCGGATGTTTGGGATTCATTATGGATCAGGACACCTGCTGGGAGTCATGGCCAGAGACACACTGAAG GTTGGTGATCTCACCGTCCTGAACCAGGAGTTTGGGGAGTCGGTCTACGAGCCCGGTGCCACATTTGTAATGGCGAAGTTTGATGGCGTTCTGGGGATGGGTTACCCGTCCCTCGCAGAGATCCTTGGAAACCCTGTTTTTGACAACATGATGGCGCAGAGGACGGTGGACGAACCGGTCTTCTCCTTCTACCTCAGCAG gagaacaAGTAACAGCAGCCCAGAGGGTGAACTGTTGCTGGGTGGAACAGATGAGACATTGTACAGTGAACCAATTACCTGGCTTCCTGTCACTGCTAAGGGATACTGGCAGATTAAAATGGACAG TGTGGCGGTGCAGGGTATGAGTTCATTTTGTCCTCATGGTTGCCAGGTGATTGTCGATACAGGAACCTCCCTAATCGCTGGACCGACCAATGACATCCTCAACCTCCAGCAGCTAATTGGAGCCACACCCACAAACATTggagaa tttCTTATCGACTGTGTGAGGTTGTCCAGTTTGCCTCATGTGACATTTGTACTGGGAGGAAAAGAGTTCACACTGACTGCTAAACATTATGTTAGGAAG GAGATGCTTGGCAACAGGGAGTTGTGTTTCAGTGGTTTCCAGGCCGTGGACATTATTCCCCCTGAAGGTCCTCTGTGGATTCTGGGAGATGTATTTCTGACAGAGTACTACAGCATCTTCGACAGAGGACAGAACCGGGTTGGCTTCGCACCTGCTAGGcacccaaacaaacaataa
- the cct2 gene encoding T-complex protein 1 subunit beta, translating to MASLSMAPVNIFKHGADEEKAETARLSSFIGAIAIGDLVKSTLGPKGMDKILLGGGKGATVTVTNDGATILKAIGVDNPAAKVLVDMSKVQDDEVGDGTTSVTVLAAELLREAELLIAKKIHPQTIISGWRKATQAAREALREAAADHSNDPTRFQEDLLNIARTTLSSKLLTHHKDHFAQLAVNAVLRLKGSGNLEAIHVIKKLGGSLTDSYLDEGFLLDKKIGVNQPKRLENANILIANTGMDTDKIKIFGSRVRVDSIAKVADIELAEKEKMKEKVDRILKHGINCFINRQLIYNYPEQLFAQAGVMAIEHADFAGVERLALVTGGEITSTFDHPEMVKLGHCKLIEEVMIGEDTLIHFSGVEMGEACTVVLRGATQQILDEAERSLHDALCVLAQTVKEPRTVYGGGCSEMLMAKVVTDLANRTPGKEAVAMESFAKALRMLPTIIADNAGYDSADLVAQLRAAHQENKTTFGLNMSDGTVGNMVELGITESFQVKRQVLLSASEAAEMILRVDNIIKAAPRKRVPDHHPC from the exons ATG GCGTCCTTATCAATGGCCCCAGTCAACATCTTTAAACATGGAGCTGATGAAGAAAAAGCCGAGACTGCACGactg tccTCTTTCATTGGCGCCATCGCTATCGGAGATCTGGTGAAGAGCACTCTGGGCCCAAAGGGGATG gatAAGATCTTGCTCGGAGGAGGGAAAGGCgccacagtgacagtgaccaACGATGGAGCGACGATTCTGAAAGCCATCGGAGTCGATAACCCTGCTGCTAAAGTCCTGGTTG ACATGTCAAAGGTTCAGGACGATGAAGTCGGAGATGGGACTACGTCTGTCACTGTGCTGGCTGCCGAGCTGCTGAGG GAGGCGGAGCTCCTGATCGCTAAGAAGATTCACCCACAGACCATCATCTCCGGCTGGAGGAAGGCAACTCAGGCCGCCAGAGAGGCTCTGAGAGAGGCTGCAGCCGACCACAG CAACGACCCAACTCGTTTCCAGGAGGACCTGCTGAATATCGCCCGGACAACCCTGTCCTCCAAACTGCTGACTCACCACAAAGACCACTTCGCTCAGCTCGCCGTCAACGCCGTCCTGAGGCTTAAGGGCTCCGGCAACCTGGAGGCCATCCACGTCATCAAGAAGCTGGGAGGCAGCCTCACTGACTCCTACCTGGACGAAG GTTTCCTGTTGGACAAGAAGATTGGAGTGAACCAACCAAAGAGGCTGGAGAACGCCAATATCCTGATCGCCAACACAGGCATGGACACTGACAAGAtcaag ATCTTTGGCTCCAGGGTTCGTGTGGACTCGATAGCGAAGGTTGCAGACATCGAACTcgcagagaaagaaaagatgaaggaGAAGGTCGACCGAATCCTGAAGCACGGCATCAACTGCTTCATCAACAG acagttGATCTATAATTAcccagagcagctgtttgctcaggCCGGTGTCATGGCCATCGAGCACGCTGACTTCGCCGGCGTCGAGCGCCTCGCTCTGGTCACTG gcGGAGAGATCACCTCCACCTTCGACCACCCCGAGATGGTGAAGCTCGGTCACTGCAAACTGATCGAGGAGGTGATGATCGGAGAGGACACACTCATCCACTTCTCCGGAGTCGAGATGG GTGAGGCGTGCACCGTCGTCCTGCGAGGAGCAACTCAGCAGATCCTGGACGAGGCAGAGCGCTCGCTGCATgacgctctgtgtgtgttggctcaGACTGTGAAGGAACCACGCACTGTCTATGGaggag gCTGCTCCGAGATGCTGATGGCCAAGGTGGTGACTGATCTGGCCAATAGGACGCCAGGGAAGGAGGCCGTTGCCATGGAGTCATTTGCCAAGGCTTTGAGGATG cTGCCGACCATCATCGCTGACAATGCCGGCTACGACAGCGCAGACCTGGTGGCTCAGCTGAGAGCTGCTCACCAGGAGAACAAGACGACCTTTGGACTGA ACATGTCTGATGGCACGGTGGGTAACATGGTGGAGCTGGGCATCACAGAGTCGTTCCAGGTGAAGCGTCAGGTGCTGCTGAGCGCCTCTGAGGCTGCTGAGATGATCCTGAGAGTCGACAACATCATCAAAGCTGCTCCCAG GAAGAGAGTCCCTGACCATCACCCCTgctag
- the LOC108901345 gene encoding myelin regulatory factor-like protein, with translation MEPGVSRLPLQVLGENEALQQFFSGQDVSGMLDSSVAVDTSILEQYLSNDMDPNSFMLPESPPDSSSEACSPAQIPDFHYEQPYWSNQPPNQEAFQPTTQSTASSSCRFKDRGSAPGHSDLLTHDQLRSLGLTNTHIKSGTPPIPPAAPAPFHQHTHHSPEHRHYLSPERCSQVYTPPTPPSPPLPPLNSYIPPHAGPSMIPHLTTPPSTCLEGSTPTQHTCSPQTKKRRRSECEEPSAGIEASCSDGDATCGVSGGNSTGGGGPNMGSYQLLTWEHFRPGQWSTLYDSNYQTLSPPAYHVDTDKGFNYSAADEAFICQKKNHFQVTIHIGVAAEPQYVRTPSGTQEVDHFQIKVFGFKLEAPSQQVTIEQSQPDRSKRPFHPVRVSLPGGKITKVTLGRLHFSETTVNNMRKKGKPNPDQRYFQLVVGLYAAVGEDTFLLTALVSERIIVRASNPGQFETDGDALWQRGAVQDAVVCQGRVGINTDSPDEALVVCGNAKVMGTIMQPSDCRIKENIQEVDSEQQLKRITQMRLVEFDYKPEFASTMGMDHTHQTGVIAQEVKELLPSAVREVGDVTCSDGERIQNFLMVDKEQIFMENIGAVQQLSKLTDNLETRIQDLEVWNRRLAKLKSLTGSLRSTGIPRKHSNVSMMPNTDACKTEKVQNKGGSQKYSHCLQNKVFHISVFTLLATMALCSISIITLYLLYFGNNVDLTPNNSNGSVVPMQTTAWTSTVPPTSSPGLWPPDVDFCDLLYCDEVYCCPSPAEGGTKFNIATPEPAGAEKSDLTEKRREKLYHKLKSAKDWTNTTIQSFRIKENQQVIDSRYCLRGECGPGRYVYRVPISQFVPVNMRVTLIMNSTELLVVHLCDFDESAACSALLDINTVTGSRYPPNTQGEHEWPLHVARLYHSSYHFRSTVAGQANCSTDHHYGGARFTDYIFHFYRHCTNS, from the exons ATGGAGCCTGGAGTCAGTCGGTTGCCGCTCCAGGTCCTGGGAGAGAATGAGGCGCTGCAGCAGTTCTTCAGTG gtcAGGATGTGAGTGGCATGTTGGACAGCTCTGTTGCCGTGGATACGAGCATCCTGGAGCAGTATCTCAGCAATGACATGGATCCAAACAGCTT catgctCCCTGAGTCTCCGCCTGACTCGAGCTCAGAGGCCTGTTCACCAGCACAGATACCTG ATTTCCATTACGAGCAGCCCTATTGGTCCAACCAGCCGCCCAACCAGGAGGCGTTCCAACCCACGACTCAGTCCACAGCTTCTTCATCCTGTCGCTTCAAGGATCGAGGCTCCGCCCCCGGCCACTCTGACCTGTTGACCCATGATCAGCTCCGCAGTTTGGGCCTCACTAACACTCACATCAAATCTGGGACACCACCCATCCCTCCTGCTGCACCTGCCCCATTccaccagcacacacaccactcacCTGAGCACAGACATTACCTGAGTCCAGAGAGATGCTCGCAGGTTTACACCCCACCCACACCCCCCTCTCCGCCCCTACCTCCCCTGAACAGCTATATTCCACCCCATGCTGGTCCAAGCATGATCCCGCATTTAACCACGCCCCCTTCAACCTGTTTGGAAGGCTCCACGCCCACGCAACACACCTG CTCCCCACAAActaaaaaaaggagaagatCCGAGTGTGAGGAACCATCGGCAGGAATCGAAGCCTCCTGCAGTGATGGTGATGCGACTTGTGGTGTCAGTGGAGGGAACAGCACAGGTGGTGGTGGACCAAATATGGGATCCTACCAGCTTCTGACCTGGGAACATTTTAGGCCAGGACAGTGGAGCACTTTGTATGACAGCAACTACCAGACACT GTCTCCTCCAGCCTACCATGTCGACACAGATAAAGGCTTCAACTACTCTGCAGCTGATGAGGCCTTCATTTGCCAAAAGAAGAACCACTTTCAGGTCACCATTCACATTGGTGTGGCCGCAGAGCCACAATACGTCAGAACACCCAGTGGGACACAGGAGGTGGACCACTTCCAAATAAAAGTGTTTGGGTTCAAG CTGGAAGCTCCAAGTCAACAGGTGACCATTGAACAGTCTCAGCCCGACCGCAGCAAAAGGCCTTTCCACCCCGTCAG GGTCAGCCTGCCTGGTGGAAAGATCACCAAGGTAACGCTCGGCCGGCTGCACTTCAGCGAGACGACAGTCAATAACATGAGGAAGAAAGGCAAACCCAACCCTGACCAGAG GTATTTCCAGTTGGTGGTTGGTCTGTACGCTGCAGTGGGAGAGGACACCTTCCTCCTGACAGCTCTGGTGTCAGAGAGAATCATCGTCAGG gcTTCTAATCCTGGTCAGTTTGAGACAGACGGGGATGCCCTGTGGCAGCGGGGGGCAGTGCAGGACGCGGTGGTCTGTCAGGGACGGGTGGGCATCAACACCGACTCCCCTGATGAGGCGTTGGTCGTCTGCGGTAATGCCAAGGTAATGGGCACCATTATGCAGCCATCTGACTGCCGCATCAAAGAAAACATACAAGAG GTCgactctgagcagcagctgaagagaaTCACTCAGATGAGATTAGTTGAGTTTGATTATAAACCAGAGTTTGCCTCCACCATGGGAATGGACCACACCCACCAGACAG GTGTAATAGCTCAGGAGGTAAAGGAGCTGCTGCCGTCAGCGGTGAGGGAAGTCGGAGACGTCACCTGTTCTGATGGAGAGAGGATTCAGAATTTTCTCATGGTGGACAAG gAGCAGATTTTCATGGAGAACATTGGGGCGGTGCAGCAGCTGTCAAAGCTCACCGACAACCTGGAGACTCGAATCCAAGACCTGGAGGTTTGGAACCGCCGACTGGCTAAACTGAAGAGCCTGACGGGCAGCCTGCGCTCCACAGG GATACCCAGGAAACACAGCAATGTGTCAATGATGCCGAATACTGACGCGTGTAAGACTGAGAAAGTTCAGAACAAGGGTGGGAGTCAGAAATACAGCCACTGTCTGCAGAATAAAGTCTTCCACATCAGCGTCTTCACCCTGCTGGCCACCATGGCTCTCTG CTCCATCTCTATCATCACTCTGTACCTGCTATATTTTGGGAATAACGTAGACCTCACTCCCAACAACAG TAATGGCAGTGTGGTTCCCATGCAGACCACAGCGTGGACCAGCACAG TCCCACCCACTAGCTCACCTGGCCTCTGGCCCCCAGATGTGGACTTCTGTGACCTGTTGTACTGTGATGAGGTGTACTGTTGCCCCTCACCAGCAGAGGGCGGCACTAAATTCAACATCGCCACCCCTGAACCAGCTGGAgcagaaaaatctgatttgacAG aaaaaagaagagaaaaacttTATCACAAGCTGAAAAGTGCTAAAGACT GGACAAACACCACCATCCAGTCTTTCAGGATCAAAGAGAACCAGCAGGTGATCGACAGCAGATACTGTCTAAGAGGTGAATGTGG GCCAGGTAGATACGTCTACAGAGTTCCCATCAGCCAGTTTGTCCCAGTCAACATGAGAGTTACACTAATCATGAA cTCTACAGAACTGCTGGTCGTCCATCTGTGTGATTTTGATGAGTCAGCGGCCTGTTCTGCTCTGCTGGATATTAACACTGTCACAGGGAGCAGATACCCACCAAACACACAG GGGGAACATGAATGGCCTCTCCATGTGGCTCGGCTTTATCACAGCTCGTATCACTTCCGCTCCACAGTGGCT GGTCAAGCAAACTGCAGTACTGACCATCACTACGGGGGGGCACGCTTCACTGACTACATTTTCCACTTCTACAGACACTGCACAAACTCGTAG